From Salvelinus namaycush isolate Seneca chromosome 2, SaNama_1.0, whole genome shotgun sequence, one genomic window encodes:
- the opn1sw2 gene encoding opsin-1, short-wave-sensitive 2 codes for MNTMRSNARPVELQEGFYIPIALDTNNITSLSPFLVPQDHLAGSAIFYGMSFFMFFLFVAGTAINVLTIVCTIQFKKLRSHLNYILVNLAIANLLVSMFGSSTASLSFGYRYFIMGSVACQIEGFTATLGGMVSLWSLSVVAFERWLVICKPVGNFQFKSTHAIIGCAITWVFGLAASLPPLFGWSRYIPEGLQCSCGPDWYTTNNKYNNESYVMFLFFFCFGVPFSVIVFCYAQLLFMMKAAAAAQADSASTQKAEKEVTKMVVVMVVGFLVCWMPYASFAVWVVQNRGAPFDLRLATIPSCFSKASTVYNPLIYVFMNKLFRSCMMNLLGLKSGDDEEASSTSSVTQVSSAG; via the exons ATGAACACAATGAGGTCGAATGCTCGCCCCGTGGAGCTCCAGGAGGGATTCTACATCCCTATCGCACTGGATACCAACAACATCACTTCACTCAGCCCCTTCCTGGTTCCTCAGGACCACCTGGCGGGCAGTGCTATCTTCTATGGCATGTCATTTTTCATGTTCTTTCTATTTGTTGCCGGCACTGCTATCAACGTCCTTACCATCGTGTGTACTATCCAGTTCAAGAAGCTGCGATCCCATCTCAACTACATTCTGGTGAACTTGGCAATAGCTAACCTGCTGGTGTCCATGTTTGGATCCTCCACCGCCAGCTTGTCCTTTGGCTACAGATACTTTATCATGGGATCGGTTGCATGCCAGATTGAGGGATTTACAGCTACTCTTGGCG GTATGGTGAGCTTATGGTCTCTCTCAGTAGTGGCGTTTGAAAGATGGTTGGTTATTTGTAAGCCAGTCGGTAACTTTCAATTCAAGAGCACACATGCAATAATTGGCTGTGCAATCACTTGGGTGTTTGGGTTGGCTGCCAGTCTTCCCCCTCTGTTTGGCTGGAGTAG ATACATTCCAGAAGGTCTCCAGTGCTCCTGTGGACCAGACTGGTACACCACAAACAACAAATACAACAATGAGTCCTATGTCAtgttcctcttcttcttctgcttcggAGTCCCATTCAGTGTCATTGTTTTCTGCTATGCCCAGCTGCTCTTCATGATGAAGGCG GCTGCCGCGGCACAGGCAGACTCTGCCTCCACCCAGAAGGCAGAGAAGGAGGTCACcaagatggtggtggtgatggtggtgggctTCCTAGTGTGCTGGATGCCCTACGCCTCCTTTGCTGTCTGGGTTGTACAAAACCGCGGTGCACCCTTTGATCTCAGATTGGCCACCATACCTTCCTGTTTCTCCAAGGCCTCCACAGTCTACAACCCTCTCATTTATGTCTTCATGAATAAGCTG TTCCGCTCATGCATGATGAATTTGCTGGGATTGAAGTCCGGGGATGATGAGGAAGCATCATCAACATCCTCAGTCACTCAAGTGTCTTCTGCTGGTTAA